In one window of Burkholderia sp. NRF60-BP8 DNA:
- a CDS encoding sigma-54-dependent transcriptional regulator, with amino-acid sequence MEDEIRVLVVEDDENVRIGVEQAVALAGFPVDAFPSAADALAHVAPGAPVVIVSDVRMPGIDGLQLLDRVMAVDAQIPVVLISGHADISTAVGAMQVGAYDFIEKPFSSDVIAGRVARAVEKRRLTLEVQGLRAALNNWQGIEAFVLGKSPAMADVRKKILRLADTSVSVLITGETGTGKELIARSLHDFGGRRDAHFVALNCGGLPEQVFESELFGHEAGAFTGAIKKRIGKIEWADGGTLFLDEIETMPIALQIKMLRVLQERVIERLGANELIPVDCRVIAASKADLAELAADGRFRADLLYRLNVAQIELPPLRERREDVPLLFEHFVLAAARRFGQPAPVVTAAQVSELMTHAWPGNVRELQNVADRFVLGLTGDSLLSSGGAPTAGGTLAEQLAYFERMLIEDMLRRHGGNVADASEALGMPKKTLYHKLRHLRIPARGDAAADGGE; translated from the coding sequence ATGGAAGATGAGATTCGGGTGCTGGTCGTCGAGGACGATGAAAACGTCCGGATCGGCGTCGAGCAGGCCGTCGCGCTCGCCGGGTTCCCGGTCGACGCGTTCCCGTCGGCCGCCGACGCGCTCGCGCACGTCGCGCCCGGCGCGCCGGTGGTGATCGTGTCGGACGTGCGGATGCCGGGCATCGACGGGCTGCAGTTGCTCGACCGCGTGATGGCCGTCGATGCGCAGATCCCTGTCGTGCTGATCAGCGGCCACGCGGACATCTCGACGGCCGTCGGCGCGATGCAGGTCGGCGCGTACGACTTCATCGAGAAGCCGTTTTCGTCGGACGTGATCGCCGGCCGCGTCGCGCGCGCGGTCGAGAAGCGCCGGCTCACGCTCGAGGTGCAGGGGCTGCGCGCGGCGCTGAACAACTGGCAGGGCATCGAGGCGTTCGTGCTCGGCAAGTCGCCCGCGATGGCCGACGTGCGCAAGAAGATCCTGCGCCTCGCGGATACGTCGGTGTCGGTGCTGATCACCGGCGAGACAGGCACCGGCAAGGAGCTGATCGCGCGCAGCCTGCACGACTTCGGCGGCCGGCGCGATGCGCATTTCGTCGCGCTGAACTGCGGCGGTCTGCCCGAGCAGGTGTTCGAGAGCGAGCTGTTCGGCCATGAAGCCGGCGCGTTCACCGGCGCGATCAAGAAACGCATCGGCAAGATCGAATGGGCGGATGGCGGCACGCTGTTCCTCGACGAAATCGAGACGATGCCGATTGCGCTGCAGATCAAGATGCTGCGCGTGCTGCAGGAGCGCGTGATCGAGCGGCTCGGCGCGAACGAACTGATTCCGGTCGACTGCCGCGTGATCGCCGCGTCGAAGGCCGATCTGGCCGAACTCGCGGCCGACGGGCGCTTTCGTGCGGATCTGCTGTATCGCCTCAACGTCGCGCAGATCGAGCTGCCGCCGCTGCGCGAGCGGCGCGAGGACGTGCCGCTGCTGTTCGAGCATTTCGTGCTCGCGGCCGCGCGGCGCTTCGGGCAGCCGGCGCCGGTCGTCACCGCCGCGCAGGTGTCCGAACTGATGACGCATGCGTGGCCCGGCAACGTGCGCGAACTGCAGAACGTGGCCGACCGCTTCGTGCTCGGGCTGACCGGCGACAGCCTGCTGTCGTCCGGCGGCGCGCCGACGGCCGGCGGCACGCTCGCGGAACAGCTCGCGTATTTCGAGCGGATGCTGATCGAGGACATGCTGCGGCGTCACGGCGGCAACGTCGCGGACGCGAGCGAGGCGCTCGGCATGCCGAAGAAAACGCTCTATCACAAGCTGCGCCACCTGCGGATTCCCGCGCGCGGCGACGCCGCGGCCGACGGCGGCGAATGA